One window of Agromyces rhizosphaerae genomic DNA carries:
- the hisS gene encoding histidine--tRNA ligase encodes MPKTVTPPRGMRDFLPAEKARRERALAVIRETYRVHGFDEIETPVVEDSERLHAGLGGDNEKLAFAVMKRGLTAEDLEAAAASGDSLALADLGLRFDLTVPLARFYASNRGNLPPVFRAVQIAPVWRAERPQKGRYRQFMQCDIDIIGEAGPVAELELLQATLATLDALGLAGCSIRLNDRRILQGLLGSWGVDDPALRERALITLDKLDKIGATGVADELATLGIDRPGIVDEIAELAAADWTIADGGAPAWLDAEAFGDLRALRDALPGASVAFDPTLVRGMGYYTGTIFEIAHPDRGYSLGGGGRYDHMIGRFLGQEVPACGFSIGFERIVDLVELGGEGTHDDVVLVHDRDVDPAVLVGLKSQLVAAGSRVRLERRVKNTRALLERVAADGFSRFAFVSAGLTDAAELEFRPLD; translated from the coding sequence ATGCCGAAGACCGTGACGCCCCCGCGCGGAATGCGCGACTTCCTCCCCGCCGAGAAGGCGCGCCGCGAGCGCGCGCTCGCCGTGATCCGGGAGACCTACCGCGTGCACGGCTTCGACGAGATCGAGACCCCGGTCGTCGAGGACTCCGAGCGCCTCCACGCCGGCCTCGGCGGCGACAACGAGAAGCTCGCCTTCGCGGTCATGAAGCGCGGCCTCACGGCCGAGGACCTCGAGGCCGCAGCCGCATCCGGCGACAGCCTCGCCCTCGCCGACCTCGGCCTGCGGTTCGACCTCACCGTGCCGCTGGCTCGCTTCTACGCCTCGAACCGCGGCAACCTGCCGCCCGTGTTCCGCGCGGTGCAGATCGCCCCGGTCTGGCGCGCCGAGCGCCCGCAGAAGGGCCGCTACCGCCAGTTCATGCAGTGCGACATCGACATCATCGGCGAGGCCGGCCCGGTCGCCGAGCTCGAGCTGCTGCAGGCCACGCTCGCCACGCTCGACGCGCTCGGGCTCGCCGGCTGCAGCATCCGCCTCAACGACCGCCGCATCCTGCAGGGGCTGCTCGGCAGCTGGGGCGTCGACGACCCCGCACTGCGCGAGCGCGCGCTGATCACGCTCGACAAGCTCGACAAGATCGGCGCGACCGGGGTCGCCGACGAGCTCGCCACGCTCGGCATCGACCGGCCCGGCATCGTCGACGAGATCGCCGAGCTCGCCGCGGCCGACTGGACGATCGCCGACGGCGGCGCGCCCGCGTGGCTCGACGCCGAGGCGTTCGGCGACCTGCGCGCGCTGCGCGACGCGCTGCCCGGGGCATCCGTCGCCTTCGACCCCACCCTCGTGCGCGGCATGGGGTACTACACCGGCACGATCTTCGAGATCGCGCACCCCGACCGCGGCTACTCGCTCGGCGGCGGCGGGCGCTACGACCACATGATCGGGCGATTCCTCGGCCAGGAGGTGCCCGCGTGCGGGTTCTCGATCGGGTTCGAGCGCATCGTCGACCTCGTCGAGCTCGGCGGCGAGGGCACGCACGACGACGTCGTGCTCGTGCACGACCGCGACGTCGACCCCGCGGTGCTCGTGGGGCTCAAATCCCAGCTCGTGGCCGCCGGGTCCCGCGTGCGCCTCGAGCGCCGGGTGAAGAACACGCGCGCGCTGCTCGAGCGGGTCGCCGCCGACGGATTCTCGCGTTTCGCGTTCGTGAGCGCAGGGCTGACGGATGCCGCGGAGCTGGAGTTCCGGCCCCTCGACTGA
- the eno gene encoding phosphopyruvate hydratase — protein MAFIEAVGAREILDSRGNPTVEVEVLLDDGSLARAAVPSGASTGAFEAYELRDGDADRYLGKGVQKAVESVLDVLGPAIEDLEASDQRVVDAALIDADGTDNKSRLGANAILGVSLATAKAAADSADLPLFRYLGGPNAHTLPVPMMNVINGGAHADTGVDIQEFMLLPIGAESFSEALRWGAESYHALKSLLKSKGLSTGLGDEGGFAPDLPSNAAALDLITEAIEKAGFTMGADFGLGLDVASTEFFADGVYTFEGKTRSADEMVAYYEGLLANYPLITIEDPLAEDDWDGYASLTAQIGGKVQLVGDDFFVTNPSRLAKGIEMGAANSILVKVNQIGTLTETLDAVSLAHRAGYTAVLSHRSGETEDTTIADLAVATDCGQIKTGAPARSERVAKYNQLLRIEEELGEAAVYAGRAAFPRFSA, from the coding sequence GTGGCATTCATCGAAGCTGTAGGCGCCCGCGAGATTCTGGATTCGCGAGGCAACCCGACGGTCGAGGTCGAGGTGCTGCTCGACGACGGCTCCCTGGCCCGCGCCGCGGTGCCCTCGGGCGCGTCGACCGGTGCGTTCGAGGCGTACGAGCTGCGCGACGGCGACGCAGACCGCTACCTCGGCAAGGGCGTACAGAAGGCCGTCGAGTCGGTGCTCGACGTGCTCGGCCCGGCCATCGAGGACCTCGAGGCGAGCGACCAGCGCGTCGTCGACGCCGCGCTCATCGACGCCGACGGCACCGACAACAAGAGCCGCCTGGGCGCGAACGCCATCCTCGGCGTGAGCCTCGCGACGGCGAAGGCCGCGGCCGACTCGGCCGACCTGCCGCTGTTCCGCTACCTCGGCGGCCCGAACGCCCACACGCTGCCCGTGCCGATGATGAACGTCATCAACGGCGGCGCGCACGCCGACACCGGCGTGGACATCCAGGAGTTCATGCTCCTGCCGATCGGTGCCGAGTCGTTCTCCGAGGCGCTGCGCTGGGGAGCCGAGTCGTACCACGCGCTGAAGAGCCTGCTGAAGTCGAAGGGCCTCTCCACCGGCCTCGGTGACGAGGGCGGCTTCGCCCCCGACCTGCCCAGCAACGCGGCCGCGCTCGACCTCATCACCGAGGCGATCGAGAAGGCCGGCTTCACCATGGGCGCCGACTTCGGCCTCGGGCTCGACGTCGCCTCGACCGAGTTCTTCGCCGACGGCGTGTACACGTTCGAGGGCAAGACCCGCTCGGCCGACGAGATGGTGGCGTACTACGAGGGCCTCCTCGCGAACTACCCGCTCATCACCATCGAGGACCCGCTCGCCGAGGACGACTGGGACGGCTACGCCTCGCTCACCGCCCAGATCGGCGGCAAGGTGCAGCTCGTCGGCGACGACTTCTTCGTCACCAACCCGTCGCGCCTCGCCAAGGGCATCGAGATGGGCGCCGCGAACTCGATCCTCGTGAAGGTCAACCAGATCGGCACGCTCACCGAGACGCTCGACGCCGTCTCGCTCGCGCACCGCGCCGGCTACACCGCCGTGCTCTCGCACCGCTCGGGCGAGACCGAGGACACGACGATCGCCGACCTCGCCGTCGCGACCGACTGCGGCCAGATCAAGACGGGCGCGCCGGCCCGGAGCGAGCGGGTCGCGAAGTACAATCAACTCCTGAGGATCGAAGAGGAGCTCGGCGAGGCCGCGGTGTACGCGGGCCGCGCGGCGTTCCCCCGCTTCTCCGCCTGA
- a CDS encoding DUF501 domain-containing protein → MMRPPFEQATARDIRIVSAQLGRPARNVLGIPARCVCGAPTVVATAPRLSDGTPFPTLYYLTHPAATAAMSYLEAAQLMVEYNELLASDDDVRAAYRAAHESYLADREGFLDVPELHGVSAGGMPTRVKCLHALAAHSLAAGPGLNPIGDLTLEASSWKPTVCVCVDYGVDDESISTDATGGTPGEGDS, encoded by the coding sequence CTGATGCGACCACCGTTCGAGCAGGCGACCGCCCGGGACATCCGCATCGTCTCGGCGCAGCTCGGCCGCCCTGCGCGCAACGTGCTGGGCATCCCCGCGCGCTGCGTGTGCGGGGCGCCCACCGTGGTCGCGACCGCGCCGCGCCTCAGCGACGGCACGCCGTTCCCGACCCTTTACTACCTCACGCACCCGGCCGCGACGGCCGCGATGAGCTACCTCGAGGCCGCGCAGCTCATGGTCGAGTACAACGAGCTGCTCGCGAGCGACGACGACGTGCGGGCCGCCTACCGGGCCGCCCACGAGTCGTACCTCGCCGACCGCGAGGGCTTCCTCGACGTGCCCGAGCTGCACGGCGTCTCGGCGGGCGGCATGCCCACGCGCGTGAAGTGCCTGCACGCGCTCGCGGCGCACTCGCTGGCCGCCGGGCCCGGGCTCAACCCGATCGGCGACCTCACGCTCGAGGCGTCGTCGTGGAAGCCGACCGTGTGCGTCTGCGTCGACTACGGGGTCGACGACGAGTCGATCAGCACGGATGCCACGGGCGGCACGCCCGGCGAGGGAGACTCGTGA
- a CDS encoding NAD(P)/FAD-dependent oxidoreductase, producing MPKILIVGGGYAGFYTAWKLEKWLRAGEAEVTVVDPLPYMTYQPFLPEVAAGSIEPRHSVVALRRHLRKTNVITAKVTAIDHASKQATISPEGADDYQFDYDIVVVTGGAVSRTFPIPGIAENAFGLKTIEEAAAIRDRLLTNFDKAANLPAGPERDRLLTVVVVGGGFAGIEVFAELRSFASSLLEFYPQLSFDDTHFHLIEAMGRIMPEVSLPTSHWVIKHLAQRGAEIHLDTQLKSAVDGHIELSTGQTMDSDLIVWTAGVMANPQIVRNSDLPVEERGRIKTRPDLRVGDEDDIVEDAWAAGDISAVPDLTGGGVGGYCVPNAQHAVRQGKLLAKNLVAVLRGEEPHEYVHKNLGAVAGLGLGSGAFQSGKFAMKGLIAWFAHRGYHGLAIPSWERKLRVFWGWWNNFWLGRDIVSLEARQTPRAAFEEFAARPKPAPEAAPKAPAAKKPRAAAKKPAEKPAETAAVK from the coding sequence GTGCCCAAGATTCTCATCGTCGGTGGCGGCTATGCCGGGTTCTACACCGCGTGGAAGCTCGAGAAGTGGCTGCGCGCCGGTGAAGCGGAGGTCACGGTCGTCGACCCGCTGCCGTACATGACGTACCAGCCCTTCCTCCCCGAGGTCGCGGCCGGCTCGATCGAGCCCCGCCACTCCGTGGTCGCGCTCCGTCGCCACCTCCGCAAGACCAACGTCATCACCGCCAAGGTCACGGCCATCGACCACGCGTCGAAGCAGGCCACCATCTCGCCCGAGGGTGCCGACGACTACCAGTTCGACTACGACATCGTCGTGGTGACCGGCGGCGCCGTCTCGCGCACGTTCCCCATCCCGGGCATCGCCGAGAACGCCTTCGGCCTGAAGACCATCGAGGAGGCCGCCGCGATCCGCGACCGCCTCCTCACGAACTTCGACAAGGCCGCGAACCTCCCCGCCGGCCCCGAGCGCGACCGCCTCCTCACGGTCGTCGTGGTCGGCGGCGGCTTCGCCGGCATCGAGGTGTTCGCCGAGCTGCGCTCGTTCGCCAGCTCGCTGCTCGAGTTCTACCCGCAGCTGAGCTTCGACGACACCCACTTCCACCTCATCGAGGCGATGGGCCGCATCATGCCCGAGGTGTCGCTGCCCACCAGCCACTGGGTCATCAAGCACCTCGCCCAGCGCGGCGCCGAGATCCACCTCGACACGCAGCTCAAGTCGGCCGTCGACGGCCACATCGAGCTCTCGACCGGCCAGACCATGGACTCCGACCTCATCGTCTGGACCGCCGGCGTCATGGCGAACCCGCAGATCGTGCGCAACTCCGACCTGCCGGTCGAGGAGCGCGGCCGCATCAAGACCCGCCCCGACCTGCGCGTCGGCGACGAGGACGACATCGTCGAGGACGCCTGGGCGGCCGGCGACATCAGCGCCGTGCCCGACCTCACGGGCGGCGGCGTGGGCGGCTACTGCGTGCCCAACGCCCAGCACGCCGTGCGCCAGGGCAAGCTGCTCGCGAAGAACCTCGTCGCCGTGCTCCGCGGCGAGGAGCCGCACGAGTACGTGCACAAGAACCTCGGTGCCGTCGCCGGTCTCGGCCTCGGCTCGGGCGCCTTCCAGTCGGGCAAGTTCGCCATGAAGGGCCTGATCGCCTGGTTCGCGCACCGCGGCTACCACGGCCTCGCCATCCCGAGCTGGGAGCGCAAGCTCCGCGTGTTCTGGGGCTGGTGGAACAACTTCTGGCTCGGCCGCGACATCGTCTCGCTCGAGGCCCGGCAGACGCCGCGCGCCGCGTTCGAGGAGTTCGCCGCGCGCCCGAAGCCCGCACCCGAGGCCGCCCCGAAGGCGCCTGCCGCGAAGAAGCCGCGCGCTGCGGCGAAGAAGCCCGCGGAGAAGCCTGCCGAGACGGCCGCCGTCAAGTAG
- a CDS encoding S8 family serine peptidase, whose amino-acid sequence MSPEHPPRRRSRRLARAVATVAAVAVLVAVPLPAQADTVRDRQYWLTDYGFTTAWQTTQGDGVTVAVIDTGIDSSVTELSGAVVGGTDVSGIGSPNGQTPVGDDANHGTWVASLLAGRGTGEGNGVIGVAPQADLLSISVAFGQTGDGAISTDDQIAEGVRWAVDNGADVINMSLTRNTRDWPESWDDAFGYAFANDVVVVAAAGNRGSGTTEVGAPATIPGVLTVAGVDIDREVSFDASSQGISIGVSAPSEQLVGVQPGNDGYVIWEGTSGAAPLVSGLVALVRSAYPDLDANNVIQRVIATADPDGHEVPSPLYGWGLIDPSAALTAEVEPVSTNPMGDLSQWVTIHRRADLPTSGEEVDDTEQEIVPFADPPDPQSRVALTLWPTPSSLAYITLPLTLLLGFGTLATLLGIGATRHIRRTSRHET is encoded by the coding sequence GTGAGCCCGGAGCATCCGCCCCGCCGTCGTTCGCGCCGACTGGCGCGCGCCGTCGCGACCGTCGCCGCCGTCGCGGTGCTCGTCGCGGTGCCGCTGCCCGCGCAGGCCGACACCGTGCGCGACCGGCAGTACTGGCTCACCGACTACGGCTTCACGACCGCGTGGCAGACCACGCAGGGCGACGGCGTGACCGTCGCGGTCATCGACACCGGCATCGACTCGTCGGTCACCGAGCTCTCGGGCGCGGTGGTCGGCGGCACGGATGTCTCGGGCATCGGCTCGCCGAACGGGCAGACCCCCGTGGGCGACGACGCGAACCACGGCACCTGGGTGGCGTCGCTGCTCGCCGGCCGCGGCACCGGCGAGGGCAACGGCGTGATCGGCGTCGCGCCGCAGGCCGACCTGCTGTCGATCTCGGTCGCGTTCGGCCAGACCGGTGATGGCGCGATCAGCACCGACGACCAGATCGCCGAGGGCGTGCGCTGGGCGGTCGACAACGGCGCCGACGTGATCAACATGTCGCTGACCCGCAACACCCGCGACTGGCCCGAGAGCTGGGACGACGCGTTCGGGTACGCGTTCGCGAACGACGTGGTCGTGGTCGCGGCGGCCGGCAACCGGGGGAGCGGCACCACTGAGGTGGGTGCCCCGGCGACCATCCCCGGCGTGCTCACCGTCGCGGGCGTCGACATCGACCGCGAGGTGAGCTTCGACGCGTCGTCGCAGGGCATCTCGATCGGGGTGTCGGCACCGAGCGAGCAGCTGGTCGGCGTGCAGCCCGGCAACGACGGCTACGTGATCTGGGAGGGCACGAGCGGCGCGGCGCCGCTGGTCAGCGGCCTGGTGGCGCTCGTGCGCTCGGCGTACCCCGACCTCGATGCGAACAACGTGATCCAGCGGGTCATCGCCACCGCCGACCCCGACGGCCACGAGGTGCCGAGCCCGCTGTACGGGTGGGGGCTCATCGACCCGTCGGCCGCGCTCACCGCGGAGGTCGAGCCCGTGAGCACGAACCCCATGGGCGACCTGTCGCAGTGGGTCACCATCCACCGCCGGGCCGACCTGCCCACGAGCGGTGAGGAGGTCGACGACACCGAGCAGGAGATCGTGCCGTTCGCCGACCCGCCCGACCCCCAGTCGCGCGTCGCGCTGACGCTCTGGCCGACCCCGTCGAGCCTCGCCTACATCACCCTGCCGCTCACCCTCCTGCTGGGGTTTGGTACCCTTGCAACGCTGTTGGGCATCGGTGCCACTCGGCATATCCGGCGCACGTCGCGCCATGAAACGTGA
- a CDS encoding FtsB family cell division protein: protein MPESSVGAWLRGIRFSGFTVIMLALAVLAVVVLAPTLRVWAEQRAQIAELEAEVAAQQAEVRELRAERERWDDRTFVMSQARDRLYYVLPGEVSYLVIDDLAPADVAEEAAPISTEVEEADADWSRTLLASLLAAGTATDASEGDG from the coding sequence ATGCCCGAGTCCTCCGTGGGCGCCTGGCTGCGCGGCATCCGCTTCTCCGGGTTCACCGTGATCATGCTCGCGCTGGCCGTGCTGGCGGTCGTCGTGCTCGCCCCGACGCTGCGGGTGTGGGCCGAGCAGCGCGCACAGATCGCCGAGCTCGAGGCCGAGGTCGCCGCCCAGCAGGCCGAGGTGCGCGAGCTGCGAGCCGAGCGGGAGCGATGGGACGACCGCACGTTCGTCATGTCGCAGGCCCGCGACCGGCTCTACTACGTGCTGCCCGGCGAGGTGAGCTACCTCGTGATCGACGACCTCGCGCCCGCCGACGTCGCCGAGGAGGCCGCCCCGATCTCGACCGAGGTCGAGGAGGCCGACGCCGACTGGTCGCGCACGCTGCTCGCGTCGCTGCTCGCGGCGGGCACCGCCACCGATGCATCCGAGGGAGACGGCTGA
- a CDS encoding MazG family protein has protein sequence MAEPQPQQQETLDDYRGLAGLVRLTARLRGPGGCPWDADQTHESLVQYLVEEAWELIDAIEAGDRAELIEELGDVLYQVLFHADLAAHDPAEGFDIDDVADHMSAKMISRHPHVFGDRQAESADDVIGFWDDLKAEEKPHRTSVLDGIPAGMPALARADKVLGRAARVGVAPAAAAEGRADASGEPGPADETALGDLLLSLVAQARADGLDAERALRAATRRLEDDVRAAEASA, from the coding sequence ATGGCCGAACCGCAGCCGCAGCAGCAGGAGACCCTCGACGACTACCGCGGGCTGGCCGGCCTCGTGCGGCTCACGGCCAGGCTCCGGGGCCCGGGCGGATGCCCCTGGGACGCCGACCAGACCCACGAATCGCTCGTGCAGTACCTCGTCGAGGAGGCGTGGGAGCTCATCGACGCGATTGAGGCGGGCGACCGCGCCGAGCTCATCGAGGAGCTCGGCGACGTGCTCTACCAGGTGCTCTTCCACGCCGACCTCGCCGCGCACGACCCGGCCGAGGGCTTCGACATCGACGACGTCGCCGACCACATGAGCGCCAAGATGATCTCGCGCCACCCGCACGTGTTCGGCGACCGCCAGGCGGAGTCGGCCGACGACGTGATCGGCTTCTGGGACGACCTCAAGGCCGAGGAGAAGCCGCACCGCACGAGCGTGCTCGACGGCATCCCCGCCGGCATGCCCGCCCTCGCGCGCGCCGACAAGGTGCTCGGACGTGCCGCTCGCGTCGGCGTGGCGCCCGCCGCTGCTGCCGAGGGGCGAGCGGATGCCTCCGGCGAGCCCGGCCCCGCCGACGAGACCGCGCTCGGCGACCTGCTCCTCTCGCTCGTCGCGCAGGCACGCGCCGACGGGCTCGACGCCGAGCGCGCGCTGCGCGCGGCGACGCGCCGCCTCGAGGACGACGTGCGCGCGGCCGAGGCGTCGGCCTAG